A window of Pusillimonas sp. T7-7 contains these coding sequences:
- the nuoG gene encoding NADH-quinone oxidoreductase subunit NuoG — MVELTIDGIKVEAPEGSMVIQAAHKLGVFVPHFCYHKKLSVAANCRMCLVDVEKAPKALPACATPVTNGMVVHTRSEKAIAAQKSVMEFLLINHPLDCPVCDQGGECQLQDLAVGYGASASRYKEEKRVVVAKDMGPLISTDAMQRCIHCTRCVRVGQEIGGIMEVGMINRGEHSEITTFVGKAVESELSGNMIDVCPVGALLSKPFKFTARTWEMARRRSVSPHDSLGANLVVQTKLDRVLRVVPFENEEVNECWISDRDRFAYEGLYTEDRLAHPMVKGEDGQWREASWTDALQAVVQGFNTVREQFGPEQIGGIGSPLATTEELAMLGRLMRALGSENVDFRLRGIDPAFDQAIKGVPWLGMPVAELNQLDRVLVVGSFLRKDHPLMAQRLRQAVKRGTQVSFIDSAAEDPLFPVTGRMTVAPSALPNTLAEVLVALAQAAGQAVPEAFSGVSPSEAAVQIAASLGSGERVAVLLGNMAVASDQAGLIAANAAALAKSAKATFGFLTPGGNTVGGYLADALPGQGGLTAEQMLQQQLKAYLVVHAEPAFDSDNGAQAVQTLKNASFAVALTSFKSAAEDWADVMLPISPFTETSGTFVNAEGRVQSFKGVAAPFADTRPGWKVLRVLGNLFELQGFDDETSESIRDSVMVGGIEGRLSNDVLATPGLAQASTGTGLERVADVPIYRSDVLVRRSQPLQETAASQPPKARMAASTLAGLGVVSGDALRITGAQGQVVLPALEDDTVASGCVRIATAFNETLALGSGFGQLTVERA; from the coding sequence ATGGTTGAACTCACCATCGACGGCATCAAAGTAGAAGCCCCCGAAGGCAGCATGGTCATACAGGCCGCGCACAAGCTCGGGGTGTTTGTGCCGCATTTCTGCTATCACAAAAAGCTTTCCGTGGCGGCCAACTGCCGCATGTGCCTGGTTGACGTCGAAAAGGCGCCCAAGGCCTTGCCTGCATGCGCAACGCCGGTCACCAATGGCATGGTTGTACACACCCGTTCCGAAAAAGCCATTGCCGCCCAGAAAAGCGTAATGGAATTCCTGCTGATCAATCACCCGCTCGATTGCCCGGTGTGCGACCAAGGCGGTGAATGCCAGCTGCAGGATCTGGCCGTGGGCTATGGCGCATCGGCTTCCCGCTACAAGGAAGAAAAGCGGGTGGTGGTTGCCAAAGACATGGGGCCGCTCATTTCCACCGATGCCATGCAGCGTTGCATACATTGCACCCGCTGTGTACGGGTGGGCCAGGAAATCGGCGGCATCATGGAAGTAGGCATGATCAACCGAGGCGAACATTCCGAGATCACCACTTTTGTGGGCAAGGCGGTTGAATCCGAGCTGTCGGGCAACATGATCGATGTCTGTCCTGTTGGCGCGCTGCTGTCCAAGCCCTTCAAGTTCACTGCCCGCACCTGGGAAATGGCGCGTCGTCGTTCGGTCAGTCCGCACGACAGCCTGGGCGCCAACCTGGTGGTGCAAACCAAGCTCGATCGCGTGTTGCGCGTGGTGCCCTTCGAAAACGAAGAGGTCAACGAATGCTGGATCAGCGACCGCGACCGCTTTGCCTACGAAGGCCTGTACACCGAAGACCGCCTTGCGCATCCCATGGTCAAGGGCGAAGACGGCCAGTGGCGCGAAGCCTCCTGGACGGACGCCCTGCAAGCTGTGGTCCAGGGTTTCAACACCGTGCGCGAGCAGTTTGGCCCCGAACAAATCGGCGGTATAGGCAGTCCGCTTGCCACGACTGAAGAGCTGGCCATGCTGGGTCGCCTGATGCGCGCCCTGGGCTCGGAAAACGTCGACTTCCGCTTGCGTGGCATTGATCCGGCCTTTGATCAGGCCATCAAGGGTGTCCCCTGGCTGGGCATGCCGGTGGCTGAACTCAACCAGCTTGATCGCGTGTTGGTCGTGGGTTCCTTCCTGCGTAAAGATCATCCCTTGATGGCTCAACGCCTGCGTCAGGCTGTCAAGCGCGGCACACAGGTCTCTTTCATCGACTCTGCTGCAGAAGATCCTCTGTTCCCGGTTACTGGCCGCATGACGGTGGCGCCCAGTGCGCTGCCCAACACCCTGGCCGAAGTGCTGGTGGCGCTGGCTCAAGCCGCCGGTCAAGCCGTGCCCGAGGCGTTTTCCGGCGTGTCGCCTTCCGAGGCTGCGGTACAGATCGCCGCCAGCTTGGGCTCAGGTGAACGCGTAGCCGTTCTGTTGGGCAATATGGCTGTTGCCTCAGACCAAGCCGGCCTGATCGCAGCCAATGCGGCGGCGCTGGCCAAGTCGGCCAAAGCCACATTCGGTTTCCTCACCCCTGGCGGCAATACGGTAGGCGGCTATCTGGCCGACGCGCTGCCGGGGCAGGGCGGACTGACGGCAGAGCAAATGCTGCAGCAGCAGCTCAAGGCTTATCTGGTGGTGCACGCCGAGCCGGCGTTCGACAGCGACAACGGCGCCCAGGCTGTCCAGACTTTGAAAAATGCAAGCTTTGCAGTAGCCCTGACCTCGTTCAAGTCTGCAGCTGAAGACTGGGCCGACGTCATGCTGCCTATTTCGCCATTTACCGAAACCTCGGGTACTTTCGTCAATGCGGAAGGCCGGGTACAAAGCTTCAAGGGTGTGGCGGCTCCTTTTGCCGATACGCGTCCAGGCTGGAAAGTCCTGCGGGTACTGGGCAATTTGTTCGAATTGCAAGGCTTCGATGACGAAACATCCGAATCCATACGCGACAGCGTCATGGTCGGCGGCATAGAAGGCCGTTTGTCCAATGATGTGTTGGCAACGCCAGGCCTGGCCCAGGCGTCAACCGGCACAGGGCTGGAGCGCGTGGCTGATGTGCCGATTTATCGCAGTGACGTTCTGGTGCGCCGTTCGCAGCCTTTGCAGGAAACAGCGGCATCGCAGCCGCCCAAAGCACGCATGGCCGCCTCTACACTGGCCGGCCTGGGTGTGGTTTCGGGCGATGCCTTGCGTATCACTGGTGCGCAAGGCCAGGTGGTGCTGCCTGCGCTTGAAGACGACACGGTGGCCTCTGGCTGCGTAAGAATCGCCACCGCGTTCAATGAAACGCTGGCGTTGGGTAGCGGCTTTGGCCAACTGACGGTGGAGCGTGCCTAA
- the nuoI gene encoding NADH-quinone oxidoreductase subunit NuoI, with translation MEAIKDFFGSLMLSEMLKGMRLTGKYFFKRKVTLRYPQEKTPTSARFRGLHALRRYPNGEERCIACKLCEAVCPALAISIESEERDDGTRRTTRYDIDLAKCIFCGFCEESCPVDSIVETHILEYHGEKRGDLYYTKDMLLAIGDRYEPEIARRRSEDAPYR, from the coding sequence ATGGAAGCTATTAAAGATTTCTTCGGCAGCCTGATGCTGTCTGAAATGCTCAAGGGCATGCGCCTGACCGGCAAGTACTTTTTCAAGCGCAAGGTCACGCTGCGCTATCCGCAGGAAAAAACGCCCACATCGGCGCGCTTCCGCGGCTTGCATGCGCTGCGCCGCTATCCGAATGGGGAAGAGCGCTGCATTGCCTGCAAGCTGTGTGAAGCAGTCTGCCCGGCGCTGGCCATTTCCATCGAGTCAGAAGAACGCGATGACGGCACACGCCGTACCACGCGCTACGACATCGATCTGGCCAAGTGCATTTTCTGTGGTTTCTGCGAAGAAAGCTGTCCGGTCGATTCCATCGTCGAGACGCATATTCTGGAATACCACGGTGAAAAACGAGGCGATCTGTACTACACCAAAGACATGCTCTTGGCCATCGGCGACCGCTACGAACCTGAAATCGCGCGCCGTCGTTCCGAAGACGCCCCTTATCGTTGA
- a CDS encoding NADH-quinone oxidoreductase subunit J: protein MIFSTILFYVLALVLVVAAFRVITANSPVTGVLHLILTFFTASMIWMLQGAEFLSLLLVLVYVGAVMVLFLFVVMMLDVRMDALRAGMKTYLPMGLIIGLIMVLEMAFVLAKSWLGAGPAAVIADDVDNTHALGVAMYTDYVFAVQIGGVILLVGMIAAIALTLRKRADVKRTNPSEQVKVKAQDRLRMVSIPSQTEAPAAANADQAQGDKQ from the coding sequence ATGATTTTTTCTACTATCCTGTTTTATGTGCTGGCGCTGGTGCTGGTGGTGGCGGCATTTCGCGTCATTACCGCAAACAGCCCCGTCACGGGTGTGCTGCACCTGATCCTGACTTTTTTCACGGCATCTATGATCTGGATGCTGCAAGGCGCCGAATTCCTGTCTCTGCTGCTGGTGCTGGTGTATGTGGGCGCAGTCATGGTGCTGTTCCTGTTCGTGGTGATGATGCTTGATGTGCGCATGGATGCCTTGCGCGCGGGCATGAAAACCTACCTGCCCATGGGGCTGATCATCGGCTTGATCATGGTGCTGGAAATGGCTTTTGTGTTGGCGAAAAGCTGGCTGGGCGCCGGGCCGGCGGCCGTCATCGCCGACGATGTCGACAACACTCATGCCCTGGGCGTGGCCATGTATACCGACTATGTGTTTGCCGTGCAGATCGGTGGGGTGATCCTGCTGGTGGGCATGATCGCCGCCATTGCCCTGACTTTGCGCAAGCGCGCCGACGTCAAACGCACCAACCCGTCCGAGCAGGTCAAGGTAAAGGCGCAAGACCGCCTGCGCATGGTCAGCATCCCTTCGCAAACCGAAGCGCCCGCAGCGGCCAATGCAGACCAGGCCCAAGGAGACAAACAATGA
- the nuoL gene encoding NADH-quinone oxidoreductase subunit L has product MNSPNLYLLIALAPLAGALLAGLFGTGFLGRFVGRRGSHLITIAGVLISFIGSVMVLFQVLDGHTYDGTLYTWSVIGTTKLELGFLIDSLSALMMVVVTSVSLMVHIYTIGYMADDPGYQRFFSYISLFTFSMLMLVMSNNMVQLFFGWEAVGLVSYLLIGFWYERPTAIFANMKAFLVNRVGDFGFVLGIGLLFAYTGSMHYGEIFAKSDELAATVFPGTDWQMLTVACLSLFVGAMGKSAQVPLHTWLPDSMEGPTPISALIHAATMVTAGIFMVARFSPVFEHSETALSFIMVIGAIGALFLGILGIVQNDIKRVIAYSTLSQLGYMTVALGASAYSVAIFHLMTHAFFKALLFLGAGSVIIGMHHDQDIRNMGGLRKYMPITWITFLLGTLALVGTPFFAGFYSKEHIIEAAGAADVWGASFGYYATLIGVFVTSLYSFRVYFLVFHGKERFDTHGHADHGHDDHGHHGGTPHESPWVVTLPLVLLAIPSVVAGAWFIDPLLFDGFFNGVIAVMPEHPAMAELASHWHGWVAYALHGFVTVPFWLMVAGFVVAWYCYMVNPKVPAAIHRKLSGINRILDNKYYADWFNEQVVARGVRCLGHGFWKVGDRGLIDGVMVNGSARVVGWVAAVSRHLQSGYIYHYAFAMIIGIMALLSFFVLTVN; this is encoded by the coding sequence ATGAATTCACCTAATCTTTACCTATTGATTGCATTGGCGCCACTGGCCGGAGCCCTGCTGGCCGGCCTGTTCGGCACGGGCTTTCTGGGCCGCTTTGTTGGCCGCCGAGGCTCACACCTGATCACGATTGCCGGCGTGCTGATTTCCTTCATTGGTTCGGTCATGGTGCTGTTCCAGGTGCTGGACGGCCACACTTATGACGGTACGCTGTACACCTGGAGCGTCATCGGAACCACCAAGCTTGAGCTGGGCTTCCTGATCGATTCGCTTTCGGCTTTGATGATGGTCGTGGTGACCTCGGTGTCGCTGATGGTGCACATCTATACCATAGGCTATATGGCCGACGATCCTGGTTACCAGCGTTTCTTCTCGTATATTTCACTGTTCACCTTTTCCATGTTGATGCTGGTCATGTCCAACAACATGGTTCAGCTGTTCTTCGGCTGGGAAGCAGTGGGTCTGGTGTCGTATCTATTGATCGGTTTCTGGTACGAACGTCCTACGGCGATATTCGCCAACATGAAAGCATTCTTGGTCAACCGTGTGGGTGACTTCGGTTTTGTACTGGGCATAGGTTTGTTGTTTGCCTACACGGGCAGCATGCACTATGGCGAAATCTTCGCCAAGAGCGACGAGCTGGCTGCCACGGTTTTCCCCGGTACCGACTGGCAAATGCTGACGGTGGCCTGCTTGTCATTGTTTGTGGGCGCCATGGGTAAATCGGCGCAAGTGCCCTTGCATACCTGGCTGCCTGACTCCATGGAAGGCCCCACGCCGATTTCGGCGCTGATCCACGCGGCGACCATGGTCACTGCCGGTATCTTCATGGTGGCACGCTTTTCGCCTGTGTTCGAACATTCCGAAACCGCCTTGTCCTTCATCATGGTCATCGGCGCGATCGGCGCCTTGTTCCTGGGTATCCTGGGTATTGTCCAGAACGATATCAAGCGCGTCATCGCGTACTCGACCTTGTCTCAGTTGGGCTATATGACCGTGGCGCTGGGGGCTTCGGCATACTCCGTCGCCATCTTCCATCTGATGACGCATGCTTTCTTCAAGGCCTTGCTGTTCCTGGGCGCGGGTTCCGTCATTATCGGCATGCATCACGATCAAGACATCCGCAACATGGGCGGCTTGCGCAAATACATGCCCATTACCTGGATCACCTTTTTGCTGGGCACACTGGCGCTGGTGGGTACGCCTTTCTTTGCGGGCTTCTACTCGAAAGAGCATATTATCGAAGCCGCCGGCGCGGCCGATGTATGGGGAGCCAGCTTTGGCTATTACGCCACGCTGATTGGTGTGTTCGTGACCTCGCTGTATTCCTTCCGCGTGTACTTCCTGGTCTTCCACGGTAAGGAACGCTTCGATACCCACGGGCATGCCGACCATGGCCACGATGATCACGGCCATCACGGCGGTACGCCGCACGAATCGCCCTGGGTGGTGACCCTGCCTTTGGTGTTGTTGGCGATTCCGTCGGTGGTGGCGGGGGCCTGGTTCATCGATCCCTTGCTGTTCGATGGTTTCTTCAACGGCGTCATTGCCGTCATGCCTGAGCATCCGGCCATGGCCGAGCTGGCATCACACTGGCATGGCTGGGTGGCGTATGCCCTGCATGGCTTCGTGACCGTACCGTTCTGGCTCATGGTCGCCGGCTTTGTAGTGGCGTGGTACTGCTATATGGTCAACCCCAAAGTACCTGCGGCCATCCATCGCAAGCTGTCGGGCATCAACCGTATTCTTGACAACAAGTATTACGCTGACTGGTTCAACGAGCAGGTGGTGGCGCGCGGCGTCCGCTGCCTGGGTCATGGTTTCTGGAAAGTGGGTGACCGTGGCCTGATCGATGGCGTGATGGTCAATGGCAGTGCCCGTGTAGTGGGCTGGGTGGCGGCAGTCAGCCGACACCTGCAGTCCGGCTACATCTATCACTACGCCTTTGCGATGATCATCGGGATCATGGCTTTACTCTCCTTTTTTGTGCTGACGGTTAACTGA
- the nuoH gene encoding NADH-quinone oxidoreductase subunit NuoH: protein MEWITLLENFGTDLIGPTAWLVVWTLIKIIVIAVPIILCVAYMTYWERKMIGAMHVRLGPTRVGFRGLLQPFADVFKLLTKEVIVPSKANKVLYILAPVVTLMPALAAWAVIPFGPELVLGDINAGLLFIMAITSIGVYGVIVAGWASNSKYAFLGALRAAAQMLSYELAIGFVLVTVLLVSGTLNLSGIVIGQDTGWFADRGINFMSWNWLPLLPLFVIYVISAVAETNRHPFDVVEGESEIVAGHMVEYSGMGFALFFLGEYANMILLSALASIMFLGGWTPPLDIAPLTWIPGWLWLGLKTFVVISMFVWFRATFPRYRYDQIMRLGWKVFIPLTGIWLLVVAIWMQTPWNIWQ from the coding sequence ATGGAATGGATTACATTGCTTGAGAATTTCGGCACTGATCTTATTGGGCCTACCGCCTGGCTGGTGGTCTGGACACTGATCAAAATCATCGTGATCGCAGTACCCATTATTTTGTGTGTTGCCTACATGACATACTGGGAACGCAAGATGATAGGCGCGATGCACGTGCGTCTGGGTCCAACCCGGGTAGGTTTTCGGGGCCTGCTGCAGCCGTTCGCCGACGTGTTCAAGCTGCTGACCAAAGAAGTCATTGTTCCCAGCAAGGCCAATAAAGTGCTGTATATATTGGCGCCTGTAGTCACGCTGATGCCGGCCCTGGCTGCCTGGGCCGTCATTCCCTTTGGCCCTGAACTGGTGTTGGGCGACATTAACGCAGGCCTGTTGTTCATCATGGCCATCACGTCCATAGGCGTGTACGGTGTGATCGTGGCAGGTTGGGCTTCCAACTCCAAGTATGCCTTTCTGGGCGCCTTGCGGGCGGCTGCGCAAATGCTGTCTTACGAGCTGGCCATAGGCTTTGTGCTGGTCACGGTACTGCTGGTGTCGGGCACCCTTAACCTCAGCGGCATCGTCATCGGGCAGGACACGGGCTGGTTTGCCGACCGTGGCATTAATTTCATGTCCTGGAACTGGCTCCCGCTGCTACCTTTGTTTGTCATTTATGTGATTTCGGCCGTGGCGGAAACCAACCGCCACCCTTTTGATGTGGTCGAAGGCGAATCGGAAATCGTGGCGGGCCACATGGTGGAATATTCCGGCATGGGCTTTGCGCTGTTCTTCCTGGGCGAATACGCCAACATGATTTTGTTGTCGGCGCTGGCCTCCATCATGTTCCTGGGCGGCTGGACGCCCCCGCTCGACATCGCACCGCTGACCTGGATTCCGGGCTGGCTGTGGCTGGGCCTTAAAACATTCGTAGTAATTTCAATGTTCGTGTGGTTCCGTGCGACCTTCCCCCGCTATCGCTATGATCAGATCATGCGTTTGGGCTGGAAGGTATTCATCCCGCTTACCGGTATTTGGCTGTTGGTGGTGGCGATCTGGATGCAAACGCCTTGGAATATATGGCAATAG
- a CDS encoding NADH-quinone oxidoreductase subunit M: MASSTLPWLTLSIFVPIVAGLIVLLLGRDDRPGLTRVLSLLGSVAGFLVTLPLYFGFNPDTADMQFVEKASWIETFAVNYHLGIDGISIWFVLLTAFITIIVVLAGWEVITSRVSQYMAAFLILSGLMVGVFSSLDGMLFYVFFEATLIPMYLIIGVWGGPNRVYAAFKFFLYTLMGSLLTLIAFIYLWHAADGSFDIQTWHELPLGMTAQTLIFIALFAAFAVKVPMWPVHTWLPDAHVEAPTGGSVVLAAIMLKLGAYGFLRFSLPIAPDASHSLAGIVIALSLIAVIYIGLVAIVQDDMKKLVAYSSVAHMGFVTLGFFIFNTAGMEGAIVQMISHGFVSGAMFLCIGVLYDRLHTRRIDDYGGVINVMPRFATFFLLFSMANAGLPATSGFVGEFTVIMGAVQYNYWIGLLAATALILGASYSLWMYKRVAFGAIANDNVRGMSDLSSREFFIMGLMAIAVLYMGIYPKPFTDVMHVSVEALLQHVSISKL; this comes from the coding sequence ATGGCGTCTTCTACTCTTCCCTGGTTAACGCTTTCGATCTTCGTTCCCATCGTGGCGGGATTGATCGTCCTGCTGCTGGGTCGCGACGACCGGCCAGGGCTTACACGCGTGCTGTCCCTGTTGGGTTCGGTGGCCGGTTTTCTGGTAACCCTGCCGCTTTATTTTGGTTTCAATCCCGATACGGCCGACATGCAGTTTGTTGAAAAGGCCAGTTGGATCGAAACCTTTGCCGTCAACTACCACTTGGGCATCGACGGTATTTCGATCTGGTTCGTGCTGCTTACAGCCTTCATCACCATCATCGTGGTGCTGGCCGGCTGGGAAGTCATTACCAGTCGAGTGTCGCAGTACATGGCCGCATTCCTGATTCTGTCGGGGCTGATGGTCGGTGTGTTTTCATCACTGGACGGCATGCTGTTCTATGTGTTCTTTGAAGCCACGCTGATACCCATGTATTTGATCATCGGTGTGTGGGGCGGCCCCAATCGCGTGTATGCGGCGTTCAAGTTCTTCCTGTATACGCTGATGGGTTCTCTGCTGACCCTGATTGCCTTCATTTACCTGTGGCATGCGGCCGATGGCTCTTTCGATATTCAGACCTGGCATGAACTGCCACTGGGCATGACAGCGCAGACACTGATCTTCATCGCCTTGTTTGCGGCATTTGCGGTCAAAGTGCCTATGTGGCCGGTGCACACGTGGTTGCCCGACGCCCACGTGGAAGCGCCTACGGGCGGTTCGGTTGTGTTGGCCGCCATTATGCTGAAGCTGGGCGCTTATGGTTTCTTGCGCTTCTCACTGCCCATCGCGCCAGATGCTTCGCACAGCCTGGCCGGCATCGTCATTGCGTTGTCGCTGATTGCCGTCATTTACATTGGTCTGGTGGCCATTGTTCAAGACGACATGAAAAAGCTGGTGGCTTATTCCTCGGTTGCGCACATGGGCTTTGTGACGCTCGGCTTCTTCATATTCAACACGGCCGGAATGGAAGGCGCCATTGTCCAGATGATTTCGCACGGCTTTGTGTCGGGCGCCATGTTCCTGTGCATAGGGGTGCTGTACGATCGATTGCATACCCGTCGTATCGATGACTATGGCGGCGTCATCAACGTCATGCCGCGCTTCGCAACGTTTTTCCTGTTGTTTTCCATGGCCAATGCGGGCCTGCCGGCCACTAGCGGCTTCGTGGGCGAATTTACCGTCATCATGGGTGCGGTCCAATACAACTATTGGATAGGCCTGCTGGCCGCCACGGCCCTGATATTGGGCGCCTCTTATTCGCTTTGGATGTACAAGCGCGTCGCCTTTGGGGCTATTGCCAACGACAATGTCCGCGGTATGTCAGACCTGAGTTCACGCGAATTCTTCATTATGGGTCTTATGGCCATCGCCGTTTTGTACATGGGCATTTATCCCAAGCCATTTACTGATGTTATGCATGTGTCGGTAGAAGCACTGCTGCAGCATGTCTCTATCTCGAAACTGTAG
- the nuoN gene encoding NADH-quinone oxidoreductase subunit NuoN — protein sequence MQNPFDFALAAPEITLLILAAIVLLLDAFNKTESRHATFTLSIGVLLVLTVISLWQWNSGIEGNSFGGLYVVDSLSHFLKVLSYIAVAATLIYGREYAEQRDMLKHGGEYYSLTLFALLGQMVMISAGNMLTVYLGVELMSFALYALVALRRDDIKATEAAMKYFVLGALASGVLLYGLSMIYGATGQLDLRLIAQVIGSGNAERLPLVFGVVFIVAGLAFKLAAAPFHMWTPDVYEGSPTAVTLIVSAAPKLAALAITFRLLIEGLHGIAIDWQPMLLVMAVLSLAIGNLAAIAQTNFKRMLAYSTISHMGFIFLGLLSGVGQDQAVTGWAYGSSLFYMVIYVLTTLVTFGLIMLLSRKGFECEEISDLKGLNRRNPILAAVLMLSMFSLAGIPPLAGFYAKLAVLQALVGAGHIAMAVVAVIFSLIGAFYYLRVVKMAYFDEPEGEAAPISNGVITSGLMSVNGLLIIALGVLPSGLMALCVRVIEGSLKF from the coding sequence ATGCAAAATCCATTTGACTTCGCCTTGGCTGCGCCCGAGATTACGCTACTGATTCTGGCGGCGATCGTGTTGTTGCTTGACGCTTTCAACAAGACCGAATCCCGTCATGCCACCTTCACGCTCAGTATCGGCGTATTGCTGGTGCTCACCGTCATTTCCCTATGGCAATGGAACAGTGGGATAGAGGGCAACTCCTTCGGTGGTTTGTATGTTGTCGACTCACTGTCGCATTTCTTGAAAGTCCTGTCTTATATCGCGGTTGCCGCCACGCTCATATACGGACGCGAGTATGCTGAGCAGCGCGATATGCTCAAGCATGGCGGTGAATATTATTCGCTTACCCTGTTTGCGCTATTGGGCCAGATGGTCATGATTTCGGCCGGCAATATGCTGACCGTCTATCTGGGCGTCGAGCTCATGTCTTTCGCCCTGTATGCGCTGGTCGCCTTGCGTCGTGACGATATCAAGGCCACCGAAGCCGCCATGAAGTATTTCGTGTTGGGCGCTTTGGCCTCGGGCGTGCTGTTGTATGGCTTGTCCATGATTTACGGTGCTACCGGTCAGCTGGATCTGCGTCTGATTGCGCAAGTCATAGGCAGCGGCAACGCCGAGCGTCTGCCTTTGGTGTTCGGGGTGGTGTTTATTGTTGCCGGTCTGGCGTTCAAGCTGGCGGCGGCCCCCTTCCACATGTGGACGCCAGACGTCTACGAAGGCTCGCCTACGGCGGTTACCCTGATCGTCAGCGCCGCACCCAAGCTTGCCGCTCTTGCCATTACCTTCCGCCTGCTTATCGAAGGCCTGCACGGCATCGCCATCGACTGGCAACCCATGCTGCTGGTCATGGCCGTGCTGTCGTTGGCCATAGGTAACCTGGCTGCCATTGCGCAAACCAATTTCAAGCGCATGCTGGCATACTCCACGATTTCCCATATGGGCTTCATCTTCCTGGGGCTGTTGTCGGGTGTCGGGCAGGATCAAGCCGTAACAGGCTGGGCCTATGGCTCCTCGCTGTTCTACATGGTCATTTATGTACTGACCACGCTGGTCACGTTCGGCCTGATCATGCTGCTTAGCCGCAAAGGCTTCGAGTGCGAAGAGATTTCCGACCTGAAAGGCTTGAATCGCAGAAATCCCATTTTGGCCGCCGTGCTGATGCTGTCCATGTTCTCGCTGGCCGGCATTCCGCCGCTGGCGGGTTTTTATGCCAAGCTGGCTGTGCTGCAGGCCTTGGTGGGCGCCGGCCATATCGCAATGGCGGTCGTTGCCGTAATCTTTTCGCTGATCGGTGCGTTCTATTATCTGCGTGTGGTCAAAATGGCTTACTTTGACGAGCCGGAGGGCGAGGCGGCGCCCATCAGCAATGGCGTAATCACCAGTGGTCTGATGTCGGTCAACGGCCTGCTCATTATTGCGCTGGGCGTTTTGCCCAGCGGCTTGATGGCCTTGTGCGTGCGAGTGATCGAAGGTTCGCTGAAGTTCTGA
- the nuoK gene encoding NADH-quinone oxidoreductase subunit NuoK, with protein sequence MTLTLAHYLILGAILFAIGIFGFFLNRRNLIILLMSIELILLSANMNFVAFSTWFGDTAGQVFVFFVLTVAAAEAAIGLAILVLLFRNLNTINVEELDELKG encoded by the coding sequence ATGACACTGACGCTTGCTCATTACCTGATACTTGGCGCCATTTTGTTCGCCATCGGCATATTCGGCTTCTTCCTGAATCGCCGCAACCTCATCATTCTGTTGATGTCCATCGAGCTTATTCTGCTTTCGGCCAACATGAACTTCGTGGCGTTTTCCACTTGGTTCGGGGATACGGCCGGACAGGTCTTCGTCTTCTTTGTCCTGACAGTGGCGGCGGCTGAAGCGGCCATTGGCCTGGCGATTCTGGTGTTGCTGTTCCGCAACCTGAATACGATCAACGTGGAAGAACTTGACGAGCTCAAGGGTTGA